The genome window GGAATATATAGTTTTTATTTGGGTAATTTTATATTTTAATTTTGTGTTGTTATTTTTGCTTTATTTAAAATTTAAAAGATGATTCTTTTTTATGAGGGGGATAAAATGAAGGAATTAAAATTAAAAATAGAGGGAATGAGTTGTGATATGTGTGTAAATACCATAAAAAGACTTTTGTCAGAGTTAGATGGAATTATAGATGTTGATATAAACTTAGAAGAAGGAATTGGGGTTCTCCAAACGTGGTCAAATATAAACAGTTATAGACATTTAACTAACTTTTATTAAATATTTTCCATTATAATCTACGGAATAGACCATCAGAGGAAAACCT of Methanotorris formicicus Mc-S-70 contains these proteins:
- a CDS encoding heavy-metal-associated domain-containing protein translates to MKELKLKIEGMSCDMCVNTIKRLLSELDGIIDVDINLEEGIGVLQTWSNINSYRHLTNFY